One part of the Pannonibacter sp. XCT-53 genome encodes these proteins:
- a CDS encoding ATP-dependent Clp protease proteolytic subunit, which produces MSHHYMSVPARLEDDEDEKTKTPQSIPVDKHLFDARTVLITGPITQELARDVCSRLLALAQVSSDPITVIVSSPGGHVESGDMIHDTIRFIRPDVRILGMGWVASAGALIYVSVPKEMRFCTPNTRFLLHQPSGGAGGMATDIEIQAREILKMRDRLNKIFADATGQPIERIEKDTDRDYWMSPEEGIEYGLVGKIAASVDDLK; this is translated from the coding sequence ATGAGCCATCATTACATGTCGGTGCCCGCTCGCCTCGAGGATGACGAGGACGAGAAGACCAAGACGCCGCAGTCGATCCCGGTCGACAAGCATCTCTTTGATGCCCGCACCGTGCTGATCACCGGGCCGATCACCCAGGAACTGGCGCGCGACGTCTGCTCCCGGCTGCTGGCCCTTGCCCAGGTGTCCAGCGATCCGATCACGGTCATCGTGTCCTCGCCCGGCGGTCACGTCGAATCGGGCGACATGATCCATGACACCATCCGCTTCATCCGTCCGGACGTGCGCATTCTCGGCATGGGCTGGGTGGCGAGCGCCGGTGCGCTGATCTACGTCTCGGTGCCGAAGGAAATGCGCTTCTGCACCCCCAACACCCGTTTCCTGCTGCATCAACCGTCCGGTGGTGCCGGCGGCATGGCGACCGACATCGAGATCCAGGCCCGCGAGATCCTCAAGATGCGCGACCGCCTCAACAAGATCTTCGCCGACGCGACCGGCCAGCCGATCGAGCGCATCGAGAAGGACACGGACCGCGACTACTGGATGAGCCCGGAAGAGGGCATCGAGTACGGCCTCGTCGGCAAGATTGCTGCCTCCGTCGACGACCTGAAGTAA
- a CDS encoding PaaI family thioesterase: MSGAASVAVFQPRDAAWETRVRASFARQPFMAHLGATISHLAPGEVDLTMPFAAHLTQQHGFFHAGATTSLADSAAGYAALSLFPAGTGVLSTEFKFNLLNPGRGRALVARGRVIKPGRTLTVCRADVFGLDEAGEVHVATGLVSLICLAGITD; this comes from the coding sequence GTGAGCGGGGCTGCATCCGTTGCCGTCTTCCAGCCGCGCGATGCGGCCTGGGAAACGCGCGTCCGCGCCAGCTTCGCCCGTCAGCCCTTCATGGCGCATCTGGGGGCCACGATCAGCCATCTGGCGCCGGGCGAGGTGGATCTGACCATGCCCTTCGCGGCGCATCTGACGCAGCAGCACGGCTTCTTCCACGCCGGTGCGACCACATCCCTTGCCGACAGCGCGGCCGGCTATGCGGCGCTGTCCCTGTTTCCGGCCGGGACCGGCGTCCTGTCGACGGAGTTCAAGTTCAATCTTCTCAACCCCGGCCGGGGCCGCGCGCTTGTCGCGCGGGGCCGGGTGATCAAGCCCGGCCGGACGCTGACGGTCTGCCGGGCCGACGTGTTCGGGCTCGACGAGGCGGGCGAGGTCCATGTGGCGACCGGCCTGGTCTCGCTGATCTGCCTCGCCGGCATCACCGATTGA
- the mgtE gene encoding magnesium transporter, with protein sequence MTEPEHRDESPEMVAEIPVHDDAGWLTDAFIAAVHAAVEAGDSAEARRLAGDLHEADMADLVDALPEADRPVFVQLMGDKFDYTALTEMDEAVRVKLLEDLPAADIAEGLGELDSDDAVYILEDLDEEDQAAILDELPLSERVQLERALDYPEESAGRRMQTDFIAVPPFWTVGQTIDYLREDKDLPDTFYEVYVVDPGFRLVGSLALDRILRTQRAAKISTIMEEDPHSVAVKADQEEVARLFERYNLVSTAVVDDSNRLVGVLTIDDIVDVIQEEAAEDMKALAGVGDEEISDSVLTIARSRIVWLLFNLGTGLLSATVISQFEGTIEAMVALAVLMPIVASLGGNAGTQTMTVAVRAIATEELDTRNIWRVLRREVMVSFLNGSLLACLIGATAGLWFQNHGLGIVIASAIIINMFCAGLAGLMIPMTLHRFKVDPAIASSVFVTMVTDVIGFFAFLGIAALWFRLPL encoded by the coding sequence ATGACCGAACCAGAACATCGCGACGAGAGCCCGGAGATGGTGGCCGAGATCCCCGTGCATGACGATGCCGGCTGGCTGACCGATGCCTTCATCGCTGCCGTCCACGCAGCCGTGGAGGCCGGTGACAGCGCGGAGGCCCGGCGGCTGGCCGGTGACCTGCACGAGGCCGACATGGCCGACCTCGTTGACGCGCTGCCCGAGGCCGACCGTCCGGTTTTCGTCCAGCTCATGGGCGACAAGTTCGACTACACCGCGCTGACCGAGATGGACGAGGCCGTCCGCGTCAAGCTGCTGGAGGACCTGCCGGCTGCCGACATCGCCGAGGGTCTTGGCGAACTCGATTCCGACGACGCGGTCTACATTCTGGAGGACCTCGACGAGGAGGACCAGGCGGCGATTCTCGACGAGCTGCCGTTGTCCGAACGCGTCCAGCTCGAGCGGGCCCTCGACTATCCGGAAGAATCCGCCGGCCGGCGGATGCAGACCGACTTCATCGCGGTGCCGCCGTTCTGGACCGTGGGCCAGACCATCGACTACCTGCGGGAGGACAAGGATCTTCCGGACACCTTTTACGAGGTCTATGTGGTCGATCCGGGCTTCCGTCTGGTCGGCTCGCTGGCGCTCGACCGGATCCTGCGCACCCAGCGTGCGGCCAAGATCTCGACCATCATGGAGGAAGATCCCCATTCCGTGGCGGTGAAGGCCGACCAGGAAGAGGTCGCCCGGCTGTTCGAGCGCTACAACCTCGTCTCCACCGCCGTGGTGGACGACAGCAACCGCCTTGTCGGCGTCCTGACCATCGACGACATCGTCGACGTGATCCAGGAGGAGGCGGCCGAGGACATGAAGGCGCTGGCCGGTGTCGGTGACGAGGAGATCTCCGACAGCGTCCTGACCATCGCGCGCTCGCGCATTGTCTGGCTGCTGTTCAACCTCGGCACGGGCCTGCTGTCGGCCACCGTCATCTCCCAGTTCGAGGGCACCATCGAGGCGATGGTCGCGCTGGCCGTGCTGATGCCCATCGTCGCCTCGCTCGGCGGCAATGCCGGCACCCAGACCATGACCGTGGCCGTGCGCGCCATCGCCACCGAGGAGCTGGACACCCGCAACATCTGGCGCGTGCTGCGCCGCGAGGTGATGGTGAGCTTCCTCAACGGCTCGCTTCTGGCCTGCCTCATCGGGGCCACGGCCGGGTTATGGTTCCAGAACCACGGGCTCGGCATCGTCATTGCCTCGGCCATCATCATCAACATGTTCTGTGCCGGCCTGGCCGGCCTGATGATCCCGATGACGCTGCACCGCTTCAAGGTGGATCCGGCCATTGCCTCCAGTGTCTTCGTGACCATGGTCACCGACGTCATCGGCTTCTTTGCCTTCCTCGGCATCGCCGCGCTCTGGTTCCGCCTGCCGCTCTGA
- a CDS encoding FliM/FliN family flagellar motor switch protein: MATFDEISIDISVVLGTTTMPVHQLLRMGRGAVIDLDVAEEDDVKIYANNTLVAKGQVVLLGERIGISITEVLLRAPEVRPMRTDGPL, encoded by the coding sequence ATGGCCACCTTCGATGAGATCAGTATCGATATATCGGTCGTGCTCGGCACCACGACAATGCCGGTGCACCAGCTCCTGCGCATGGGCCGTGGCGCGGTGATCGATCTGGACGTCGCCGAGGAGGATGACGTCAAGATCTACGCCAACAACACGCTGGTGGCCAAGGGGCAGGTCGTGCTGCTGGGCGAGCGGATCGGCATCTCGATCACGGAAGTGCTGCTGCGGGCGCCCGAAGTCCGGCCGATGCGCACCGACGGGCCGCTCTGA
- a CDS encoding globin domain-containing protein produces MTLYLELGGRAAIRRALEATLSGGHPEQVEAREEFAEFLVFLFGGAPVYEGPALHQTVAPFCCGHQAYDRLVDALTEVLTASPQAAGLERDVRRALEQVRCHVVRSPHPVSLSAAAVASAQPRYA; encoded by the coding sequence ATGACGCTTTATCTTGAGCTTGGCGGCCGTGCCGCCATCCGTCGCGCACTCGAGGCAACCCTGTCCGGCGGGCACCCGGAGCAGGTCGAGGCGCGCGAGGAGTTCGCCGAATTCCTGGTGTTCCTGTTCGGCGGCGCGCCGGTCTACGAGGGCCCGGCGCTGCACCAGACGGTGGCCCCGTTCTGTTGCGGGCATCAGGCCTATGACCGGCTGGTGGATGCGCTGACCGAGGTCCTGACGGCCTCGCCGCAGGCGGCCGGCCTTGAACGCGACGTGCGCCGCGCGCTGGAACAGGTGCGCTGCCATGTGGTGCGCAGCCCGCACCCGGTGTCGCTGTCGGCCGCCGCCGTCGCCTCCGCCCAGCCCCGCTACGCCTGA
- a CDS encoding YARHG domain-containing protein translates to MLQGLMLERGVLVLAVLTLTGFTAPEQQRNISRSSQELSQMTCSQLWYLGEKIRADGGVCPRSERARQAFFRTRTCVSQDERVLGEEVGAYLAALRGIAADKGCPDRP, encoded by the coding sequence ATGCTGCAGGGGCTGATGCTTGAACGGGGTGTCCTTGTGCTCGCGGTCCTCACGCTCACGGGCTTCACCGCGCCGGAGCAGCAGCGCAACATCAGCCGCTCCTCGCAGGAACTGTCGCAGATGACCTGCAGCCAGCTCTGGTATCTCGGCGAGAAGATCCGCGCCGATGGCGGCGTGTGTCCGCGCAGCGAGCGGGCACGCCAGGCCTTCTTCCGCACCCGCACCTGCGTCTCGCAGGACGAACGGGTGCTGGGCGAGGAGGTCGGTGCCTATCTCGCGGCGCTGCGCGGGATCGCGGCGGACAAGGGGTGCCCCGATCGTCCCTGA
- a CDS encoding GGDEF domain-containing protein: protein MVLDSLTVLFALAPVSLMVGVFLFVVWNRDRSEPGLWLWAVSLFVRAPAFVLLSLRGAISDLLSIALANALMLVGVGLAIIATRALGRRSTSPWLAFAPVALWGLICATPALYGNDENRVVALTLIQACCSGVIAYEFLRCKVGSRALCLTLSCLIASMTTVQLVRVGLILVADEPYLLDGSNASLAATIYLQLLAVFLGGLISMALFCGARLRALQQIADEDSLTGAFNREAFRDRAEASLAMARQTRDDAVLLAIDLDRFKALNDLHGHAEGDRILMEFGRRLKALMPAGAVLGRIGGDEFAVFLRGEAARHAASLAARICGVMLRGSGGDPAVLPILVTASAGLAQAVDGETLETLMQRADMALYDAKRKGRDQVSLAAGAAGPGLLWPRAVPASSGLPVPPAVQAPRPVAG, encoded by the coding sequence ATGGTTCTCGACAGCCTCACCGTTCTGTTTGCGCTGGCTCCGGTCAGCCTGATGGTCGGGGTGTTCCTGTTCGTCGTCTGGAACCGTGACCGCAGCGAGCCGGGCCTGTGGTTGTGGGCGGTCAGCCTGTTCGTGCGCGCCCCGGCCTTTGTCCTGCTGTCCCTGCGCGGCGCCATCTCCGACCTGCTGTCCATCGCTCTCGCCAACGCGCTGATGCTGGTCGGTGTCGGCCTTGCCATCATTGCCACGCGGGCGCTGGGCCGGCGTTCCACCTCGCCCTGGCTCGCCTTTGCTCCGGTGGCGCTCTGGGGCCTGATCTGTGCCACGCCCGCGCTCTATGGCAACGACGAGAACCGCGTCGTGGCGCTCACCCTGATCCAGGCCTGCTGCAGCGGGGTGATTGCCTATGAATTCCTGCGCTGCAAGGTCGGCAGCCGCGCGCTCTGCCTGACCCTGTCCTGCCTGATTGCCTCCATGACCACGGTGCAGCTGGTCCGCGTCGGGCTGATCCTCGTGGCGGACGAACCCTACCTGCTGGACGGCAGCAATGCTTCGCTTGCTGCCACGATCTATCTGCAGCTGCTGGCGGTGTTCCTCGGCGGCCTCATCTCGATGGCGCTGTTCTGTGGTGCGCGCCTGCGCGCGCTGCAGCAGATCGCCGACGAGGACAGCCTCACCGGCGCCTTCAACCGCGAGGCCTTCCGCGACCGCGCCGAGGCCAGCCTCGCGATGGCCCGCCAGACCCGGGACGATGCTGTCCTGCTGGCCATCGACCTGGACCGTTTCAAGGCGCTCAACGACCTGCACGGTCACGCCGAGGGCGACCGGATCCTGATGGAGTTCGGCCGTCGCCTGAAGGCGCTGATGCCGGCCGGTGCCGTGCTCGGCCGCATTGGCGGCGACGAGTTCGCCGTGTTTCTGCGCGGGGAGGCCGCGCGCCATGCGGCCTCGCTTGCGGCGCGCATCTGCGGCGTGATGCTGCGCGGCTCCGGCGGTGATCCGGCGGTGCTGCCGATCCTCGTCACCGCCAGCGCCGGTCTGGCCCAGGCCGTGGACGGCGAGACGCTCGAGACCCTGATGCAGCGCGCCGACATGGCGCTCTATGACGCCAAGCGCAAGGGTCGTGATCAGGTCAGCCTCGCCGCCGGCGCTGCGGGGCCGGGCCTGCTGTGGCCGCGTGCCGTGCCGGCATCCTCCGGCCTGCCCGTGCCGCCGGCCGTCCAGGCGCCCCGGCCGGTTGCCGGCTGA
- a CDS encoding isovaleryl-CoA dehydrogenase, whose product MIRNDIPGFNFNLGETADMLRDTVRGFSQDRIAPLADRIDREDWFPRELWPEMGALGLHGITVEEEWGGAGLGYLEHCIAMEEVSRASGSIGLSYGAHSNLCVNQLRRWGNDAQKQRYLGKLISGEHVGALAMSEPGAGSDVVSMKLRADRKGDRYVLNGTKMWITNGPCADTLIVYAKTDPAAGPRGITAFLIEKGFKGFSVAQKLDKLGMRGSETGELVFEDCEVPEENVLAEVGKGVNVLMSGLDYERAVLAAGCIGLMQAAMDVVMPYIHEREQFGQPIGTFQLVQGKVADMYVSMNATRAYVYAVAQACDRGETTREDAAGAILYAAETATKVALDAIQLLGGNGYINDYPTGRLLRDAKLYEIGAGTSEIRRMLIGRELFNKTR is encoded by the coding sequence ATGATCCGCAATGACATTCCAGGTTTCAACTTCAATCTCGGCGAGACCGCCGACATGCTGCGCGACACCGTTCGCGGCTTTTCCCAGGACCGCATCGCGCCGCTGGCCGATCGCATCGACCGCGAGGACTGGTTCCCGCGCGAGCTGTGGCCGGAGATGGGGGCCCTCGGCCTGCATGGCATCACCGTCGAGGAGGAGTGGGGCGGCGCCGGGCTCGGCTATCTCGAGCACTGCATCGCGATGGAAGAAGTGAGCCGTGCTTCGGGCTCCATCGGCCTGTCCTACGGCGCCCATTCCAACCTTTGCGTCAACCAGCTGCGCCGCTGGGGCAATGACGCCCAGAAGCAGCGCTACCTCGGCAAGCTCATCTCCGGCGAGCATGTCGGCGCGCTGGCCATGTCCGAGCCGGGCGCCGGCTCCGACGTGGTGTCGATGAAGCTGCGGGCCGACAGGAAGGGCGACCGCTATGTCCTCAACGGCACCAAGATGTGGATCACCAACGGTCCCTGCGCCGACACGCTGATCGTCTATGCCAAGACCGATCCGGCGGCCGGGCCGCGCGGCATCACCGCCTTCCTGATCGAGAAGGGCTTCAAGGGCTTCTCGGTCGCCCAGAAGCTCGACAAGCTCGGCATGCGCGGCTCGGAGACCGGCGAGCTGGTGTTCGAGGACTGCGAGGTGCCGGAAGAAAACGTCCTCGCCGAGGTCGGCAAGGGCGTCAACGTGCTCATGTCGGGCCTCGACTACGAGCGCGCCGTGCTGGCCGCCGGCTGCATCGGCCTGATGCAGGCGGCCATGGATGTCGTCATGCCCTATATCCACGAGCGCGAGCAGTTCGGCCAGCCGATCGGCACGTTCCAGCTCGTGCAGGGCAAGGTCGCCGACATGTATGTGTCGATGAACGCCACCCGCGCCTATGTCTATGCCGTGGCGCAGGCCTGTGACCGTGGCGAGACCACCCGTGAGGACGCCGCCGGCGCGATCCTCTATGCCGCCGAGACGGCAACGAAGGTGGCGCTCGATGCCATCCAGCTTCTGGGCGGCAACGGCTACATCAACGACTATCCGACCGGGCGGCTCTTGCGCGACGCCAAGCTCTACGAGATCGGCGCCGGCACCAGCGAGATCCGCCGCATGCTGATCGGCCGGGAGCTGTTCAACAAGACCCGCTGA
- a CDS encoding GGDEF domain-containing protein, with translation MTPDARTLFVVIALLSFGAGFLLLGLWSGMRHRQGLRTWAISLWVRAPGFLLLAGRGTVPLWLTVDVSNALMCVGSGFGYVAARELSGARLSPLARGLICFGPAVAWLAGCWMPALYDDVTLRTLAVALPLGAYALATAWAFLGLAQTSRRVRLGFSVLWLIGASGHFARAGLVLVVPPDPQVMNPSPLFTLTLLVPILAFTLGLFWIGFLYREWTLTELQRHAERDWLTGVLNRAGFLRLARARLPVGGGGGGGAVLLLDLDHFKAINDRHGHATGDRVLMAFCRRAEVTLPPSAVLGRIGGEEFAVALAPGCPDPVAVGERLRAALAERPPLEDLPDVRVTVSAGVAISPAPGLPLEVLLNGADAALYEAKSRGRDRVCVWNVDPRAGARASGPLAGASAGAGMA, from the coding sequence ATGACACCCGACGCCCGCACCCTTTTCGTCGTCATCGCGCTCCTGTCCTTCGGCGCCGGCTTTCTGCTGCTCGGTCTCTGGTCGGGCATGCGGCACCGCCAGGGCCTGCGCACCTGGGCCATCAGCCTCTGGGTCCGGGCCCCCGGCTTCCTGCTCCTGGCCGGGCGCGGCACCGTGCCGCTCTGGCTCACCGTCGATGTCTCCAATGCGCTGATGTGCGTCGGCAGCGGGTTCGGATATGTGGCCGCGCGCGAGCTCTCCGGTGCGCGCCTGTCCCCGCTGGCGCGGGGGCTCATCTGTTTCGGCCCCGCCGTCGCCTGGCTTGCGGGCTGCTGGATGCCGGCCCTCTACGACGACGTGACCTTGCGCACGCTTGCCGTCGCGCTGCCGCTCGGGGCCTATGCGCTGGCCACGGCCTGGGCCTTCCTCGGGCTCGCGCAGACCTCGCGCCGGGTGCGGCTGGGCTTTTCGGTGCTGTGGCTGATCGGGGCCAGCGGTCATTTCGCCCGCGCCGGGCTGGTGCTTGTTGTCCCGCCCGACCCGCAGGTCATGAACCCCAGCCCGCTCTTCACGCTGACGCTGCTGGTGCCGATCCTCGCCTTCACGCTGGGGCTGTTCTGGATCGGATTCCTGTACCGCGAGTGGACCCTGACGGAACTGCAGCGCCACGCCGAGCGGGACTGGCTCACCGGCGTCCTCAACCGGGCCGGCTTTCTCCGGCTGGCGCGGGCGCGCCTGCCGGTCGGCGGCGGCGGCGGGGGAGGGGCGGTGCTGCTGCTCGATCTCGACCATTTCAAGGCGATCAATGACCGCCACGGCCATGCGACCGGCGACCGGGTGCTGATGGCCTTCTGCCGGCGGGCCGAGGTGACATTGCCGCCCTCGGCCGTGCTCGGGCGCATCGGCGGCGAGGAGTTTGCGGTTGCGCTGGCGCCGGGCTGTCCGGATCCCGTTGCGGTTGGCGAGCGGCTGCGCGCCGCGCTGGCCGAGCGGCCGCCGCTGGAGGATCTGCCGGATGTCCGCGTCACGGTGAGCGCCGGGGTCGCGATCTCGCCCGCGCCCGGACTGCCGCTCGAGGTGCTGCTCAACGGGGCCGATGCGGCGCTCTACGAGGCCAAGAGCCGGGGGCGCGACCGGGTCTGTGTCTGGAACGTCGATCCCCGTGCCGGGGCACGGGCCTCCGGGCCGCTGGCGGGCGCCTCCGCCGGGGCGGGGATGGCATGA
- a CDS encoding MerR family transcriptional regulator yields MQQRLYTITQLTQEFGITTRTLRFYEAQGLITPQRRGRQRLYRPADRTRLKLILRGKRLGFALSEIREIIDMYGKAPGEAGQLRLLMSRIAARRAELLEKLRDIELSLADLDEVEAGCRARMAALGVAADGPTDAGDAPDASAGAAAPATPGEGAA; encoded by the coding sequence ATGCAGCAGCGGCTCTACACCATCACACAGCTCACCCAGGAGTTCGGGATCACCACCCGGACCCTGCGCTTCTATGAGGCGCAGGGGCTGATCACGCCGCAGCGACGCGGGCGGCAGCGCCTCTACCGGCCGGCCGACCGGACCCGGCTCAAGCTCATCCTGCGCGGCAAGCGGCTTGGCTTTGCCCTCTCCGAGATCCGCGAGATCATCGACATGTATGGCAAGGCCCCCGGCGAGGCGGGCCAGCTCCGGCTGCTGATGTCGCGCATCGCTGCCCGCCGGGCCGAGCTTCTGGAGAAGCTGCGCGACATCGAGCTGTCGCTTGCCGACCTCGACGAGGTCGAGGCCGGCTGCCGCGCGCGCATGGCGGCGCTGGGCGTTGCGGCGGATGGGCCCACAGACGCCGGCGATGCGCCCGACGCGTCCGCCGGTGCCGCCGCTCCGGCCACTCCGGGGGAGGGCGCCGCGTGA
- a CDS encoding DUF2867 domain-containing protein: protein MPTALPRDASARPFLMAPREELHFYDRRSVHLARAVTALDGWKLMRSQPSVLLDLAMRLRDAIACRFGVAPIRGFAPRVPAGLRAGDRLGFFTVDHVSDTDLVLTVRDRHLDVMTWLAVDGLAFSVTSSVRVHNLFGRLYMLPVAPAHKLIVAADLRRLRRLVGSPGKSDRQI, encoded by the coding sequence ATGCCGACTGCCTTGCCCCGGGACGCCAGCGCGCGGCCCTTCCTGATGGCTCCCCGGGAGGAGCTGCATTTCTATGACCGGCGCAGCGTCCACCTTGCCCGCGCGGTGACGGCGCTGGACGGCTGGAAGCTCATGCGCAGCCAGCCCTCCGTCCTGCTCGATCTGGCGATGCGCCTGCGCGATGCGATTGCCTGCCGTTTCGGCGTGGCGCCGATCCGGGGTTTTGCGCCCCGGGTTCCGGCCGGACTTCGCGCAGGTGACCGGCTCGGCTTCTTCACCGTCGACCACGTCAGCGACACCGACCTCGTCCTCACCGTGCGCGACCGCCATCTCGACGTGATGACCTGGCTCGCCGTCGACGGTCTGGCCTTTTCCGTCACCAGCTCGGTCAGGGTGCACAATCTGTTCGGCCGGCTCTACATGCTGCCCGTGGCGCCGGCCCACAAGTTGATCGTTGCGGCCGATCTCCGCCGCCTGCGGCGTCTTGTCGGCTCCCCGGGGAAATCCGATCGGCAGATTTAA
- a CDS encoding thiamine phosphate synthase, whose product MTLDRFYLIVNSTDWIERLLPVGLKLVQLRVKDQDEATVLSQIREASRLCNAAGATLIVNDHWEAALTAGADWVHLGQEDLDTADVGALRRAGIRLGLSTHTPEELDRALQHAPDYVALGPIFEARGKKVDYPTQGLGRIGEWRRRVTCPLVAIGGLTLESAASVYAAGADSVCVITDVLNHPDPEARCRDWLAARETWRRS is encoded by the coding sequence GTGACCCTCGACCGCTTCTATCTCATCGTGAATTCGACAGACTGGATTGAACGCCTCCTGCCGGTCGGATTGAAGCTCGTCCAGCTTCGCGTGAAGGACCAGGACGAAGCAACCGTCCTTTCGCAGATAAGGGAAGCCAGCCGACTGTGCAACGCCGCCGGTGCGACACTGATCGTCAATGACCATTGGGAGGCCGCCCTGACGGCCGGTGCGGACTGGGTCCATCTCGGTCAGGAGGACCTGGACACGGCCGATGTCGGCGCGCTGCGCCGGGCCGGGATCCGGCTGGGCCTATCCACCCACACGCCGGAGGAGCTGGACCGGGCGCTGCAGCACGCGCCCGACTACGTGGCCCTCGGCCCGATCTTCGAGGCCCGGGGCAAGAAGGTGGACTATCCGACACAGGGACTTGGCCGCATCGGCGAGTGGCGCCGGCGCGTGACCTGTCCGCTGGTGGCGATCGGTGGCCTGACGCTGGAGAGCGCGGCGTCCGTCTATGCGGCCGGCGCCGACAGCGTCTGCGTCATCACCGACGTGCTGAACCACCCGGATCCGGAGGCGCGCTGCCGGGACTGGCTGGCCGCGCGGGAGACCTGGCGCCGGAGCTGA